The genome window CTGCTGATTACGTTAATAAATTAGCACGAATGTTTCAAGACATTAAAGTGTCACAAGATCTAAATCAACAATTTAAAGAGCAATGTAGAGCTGCTATTGCAGATAGTATTAACATTAAGGTATAGGCTAAgatgttataataatattttggtTTATGTATTGTGAAACAGATATTAAAAGgcattaatataatttgttatagaTATTAAATGCAGGTGCTTGGGCTAGAGGTAGTGAACGTGTCACCGTAAGTTTACCACTGCAACTAGAAGATTATATTCCTGAAgtggaagaattttataaaaaaaaacacagtGGAAGAAAATTACAGTGGTACCATCATATGTCTAATGGCACggtaagaaagaaaatgtcttgtaaaaaaaatattagaaagagatatttttacatctttttaaGTATTGTTATgatttaaaaaggaaatttttttcataaaagtgTTAATACAGTTAATACAGTTTCGATCAGAAACtatgtatatgtttattaaagcagaataacataaatttttctaaagcAGTAAACATGGGTATAgagtaaaatttttcaaaaaattcaatatctcGGTTCTAATTTTCAGCTTCACCTTGCAACCAATTTGGATGGTGTTCCAGATAACATTTTCTAACCAAGTGGGACGCTTTGATGTGGATGTAACAACATTTCAAATGGCAGTTTTATTTGCTTGGAATCAGCGGCCGTTTGAAAAGATATCATATGAAAATTTGCGATTGGCAACAGAACTTCCTGATCCGGAACTCAGACGAACTTTATGGTCTTTGTGTGCCTTTCCAAAACTCAAACGTCAACTTCTTCTAGTTGAACCACATGCGCATAGTCCCAAAGATTTTGCAAATGATACACGATTTTGGGTGAACCAAGAATTCGCTATAGTGTTAGTAATACTTTTTGAAAAATCGCGcactaatttaatttactcaaaatatgtataattaattcttctttttaattcttagGAAAAATGGTAAATTGCAAAAACgaggtaaaattaatttaataggaAGACTTCAATTATCAACTGAACGAAGTAAAGAAGAAGACAACCAATCCATTGTACAACTTAGAATACTAAGAGTTCAGGTACACTTTCTATTCAAATAACTTTGTCTTTTTACCTTCCTCTAAGTAAAATTAGTgatacatatatcttttacGTATATGTTTTAACAGGAAGCAATCATCAAGATTTTAAAGATGCGTAAAAAAATCAGTAATGCTCAGTTACAAACTGAATTAGTTGATATATTAAAGAACATGTTTCTGCCAAGTAAAAAGAtgataaaagaacaaattgAGTGGCTTATTGagcataaatatatacgtagaCACGACGATGACATTAACACCTTCGTGTATATGGCATAGGTCGGgattatacatacgtataatactgttcttatgattaatattatatttttataaaaattcagttCTTGTTTATCAGATTGTATGCTCAAAAATCCCAATGTAATTGAAAGATGTTAACGTTGTTTGTAACATGTTCACAAAAAACACAtcttttaaatgaaaagttaGTACCATCATACAGTGTCATATcgtttataaattatgattaaatATGATATCGCCTTCGACcatgaaaatatacattacTAAACAggtaattattataacatttcaaaAACTCGGActataaaattgattaatttttttttttctctttcttctcttctttcttttaaaactTCAGAGAACATCAAGGGAAAAAATGTACAAGatcaaaaatttttatttcgctatATGTCGTCTTTTACTTTTGACGTAATcgcaatttcataaatatgttttataccttctgttttatacaaaaataaagtagattgtttaaaatatttatgaatactATAAACTCGTCGCagatgtatttaattttcaatgacGATGTTCACATACGTACGcaatatgtacattatacattttaacaCATGTCTAAACGTAAATGCATGGATATGTTTATTTACTGTAAGTGTACATATTTTCCAAGTATGATTGTTTTTCATTGAGTTGTTTGAATTGTAGAAAGtacataaattacaaaactttttatatacaatattttttgtattctgTTTTTGTGAACTAcattatgtttcttttaaccgaaataatattaataattttcgattgcaaaaatataaaatgaacaaaaattcATACAAAGGGAGAATATAAGAAATGgcctataccgttatatataaatgtaaggttataaaattttaattcttttatattttaataataagacGTTGTATAATCCCTGtactaaagaaattttacataattgtatTGTGAACGATAAGATCTTTACTCAACACACGCATTACTAATAACATTTATGTGTATAAagcttttatattatttcaatatgcGATTGACAAGTGTAAAAGTGAacaatttcgaaattaaaaaggattttttatatttttcgatgtatcttattacatttttcctataaaatattattttaaaatgcacaaattttcatgaataaaacaataccttttaaAATTAAGCTAGAGTatctaatataatttaaattaaataattgagcATATAGATCATAAAAAgacattttctttattttatctttgtaaGATTCAGACATAAAAAACAGGTTTTGAGTAACATATTTATTCACACAAAAGTAATTtgctataatatatttataaattttcaacaattctATATTACTTTAAATCTTAcatcaatatgaaatatattttatgcaagTGGGAACActatatacatttacatatacagatgcataaacattattattacaaaaaaaacaTGTAGCACTAATACATTTTGAATAAcatattaatttgttattgcAAAGAATTCTTCGTGAAATGATAACActacttataattttattaagtacatatatcctaaaaatttaattaataaaatatacattctcCCTAAagatttactttttttaatgaaaaaaaatcacTCACACGCTTccgaattttaatattgattaattaaaatatgacaGAAAACAGTATCATTGATACCACTTTTCATATGTTGCATGGTACATTCTTATAAtcacatatatgtacattaaatattaatgttacTCAAACTTATCACACACACACCCACTttgtaacaaattatatttctcgaGCAAATCTTGCTTGAAATTCTGAGATAATTAACAGATCAagaatttaattctaattgcCTTTTCTAagatcataaattttatatacttcctttaaaagtatttgtaaCATCGATACTTCGAGTGAAACGTTAATATCGCTAATTTCAATATCGTTTACCCTTGAtactgtaatattaatttttataattgtaagtaagcatctaatattttaaattgtgattttaaattaaaagaggATAAGAATTGGTGTAAAGTTATtccgaaatattatatagatttttctaataGTTTATTTgtacgttatttaatattcgatgacttttttaaattatttcattatatcacgtatttttatttatttataatgtcagcataaaatattatttatctgtaaacgaaaacataacttttaataaaatatttgttatctatttattatctttttaaatacttaCATATATTACTCTGAGCAAAACACATTTACAGATTATTTCTTGTGAATTTGTGATCTCaaattaaagtattaattttgcaatattgcaatataaatttttgagtGTTGAATATCATTGTTTGTAATGCCACTAATTGCTTCTTGGAtggataaataattcattgtcAAATGAGTGGACAATATTTCTAATAGAGCTGTTTATGAATGTTCTGGACAACGTGTATGTTGAATACGTGGAACATTTTTCATAGGATTTGTTGTTTCACAAACATGTACAACTATGCCAGGTTGTCCTGAACCACCAGGATGTAATTCATGACTGCCTcctgtaaaattatttgtatgattggtatatacatacatgtgtacataatatatacatgtataggAAACCTCCGATAACTGCCAAAATAGAATCTCTCGATAATTGCATCTTTGTCATCCTTGCTACTGGGGGGAGGTTCCCCTCAATGCACTGGAAAGCTCAACAACCCGCGAAGGGTCAATTAGTATCACATGACTCAATCCCAGATATCGCTGAGACAATGTACGTATTTAGGTAATAATTCAAAAATGaaacttctttatttttaacgttttttttaaattaatcttttacaAACGTATTTGTgggaattttctaattaaaatgaaacggaacacgatataatttgaattatatttacttattgatGTTTATTATcacttatttaattatcattaagtACGCAAATATGCTCCAAATTATATCTTGTTTGGTGTCATCTTAATACGTTAGTAAAAGCTTCATTGGTCacaaatcaaaaataaaaaatttttatttttttaattaaaggtCTCAGCTTATCACGAGCCTTTAATGTTTGCCGAGCGCTTCGACTCTCaattcctcttcctctttcacTTGTGTTGTCCTTTTCTATGTTCCGTATAGCTAAGATTTAAGTTTCAAGGAATAGAATCGTTTGCAACACCTGGGTCCCGATTTTTTGGCAGTTATCGGAGATTTTCGTACTTAATACACATGGAAAAACATGCTATAAACTCCTTAAATGACAAAACCTGCAGATAAATTTGCTATAGCTGCCAATAAGTCATGATTAACTAAAGGTTCGCCTTCCTCTCTAGGCTGCCATCCAATAGGTGGTGAAGCAGGTGGTGAAATTAGGAACTGTTTTGTTAATGCTGGTGGGTGAAGATGTTGATCTTCTACatctgaaatatatattatttttaaagttgATAAAACTCTCATTAATTCTTATAACATAatgttcgttaaaaaataaatttacagacCTATTGGGGTAACAGGTTGTGCAAAATAACAGTTGATATCTGTCTCACCGAAATGAGCTTGGTGTAATTGTATTCTGGCATTTGCTGCTGCACTTGGAGAACTATAATTCACTCTCATTCTTCTAAATGatctaaaatattgaaatgtaGCATCTTCCCCAAACTGTTTGAAGAGATTCTGTATTTCttgctacagaaataaaatatatgcttattagatattgaatttattacattcaattttactatatatttttgtcacCTTTAATTCGTCATCTTTAAAAACTCTGGGATCTACATTAGTTACAATAACTGATGTTGGTAAATCTTCATCATGTACTAAATCTTCAATAGTCCTTGTATTTGTATCAGAACGATTTTTTTCTACATCAAATTCTAGCTCCAATTGTTGATAATTAGGATGTAAATTTGGTAATCCATCAActtcatttataattatattttcagattcctCTAATTCTTCCTCTTCCACTATATTAGAACCATGTTTCTTCTCCATATCTGTTCTATGCTGCATATAGATGtactaaattgtaatttatttgaatttacacattaacataaatatataatatatacacatatatatatatattgtatctaTAATACAGAGATTAACTAAAAAAAATGTGtttacttataaatattttccatgtcTACTGaacaagtattttaaatattttcaatatatagctctcattcatttttatattttaatttacaaaaaaacaatatttttttattataaatgatcTTATGTGTTCAgttaatgatttttaatatattaccaAAACTTTAATAGtactgtaatttatttatcaagtaGATATCTACAACGTTAATCAAATTATCATAgtataacataattttttaaatcagttAATcagatattacatatttttaaaataaacattatgtTACAAATCACTCTTtggataaataattcattaaactatgaataataaaaatgtatatattgcAAAATGATTACGAACCacgaatttatttacaattagttGTAATTGTTAGTTGcaaggtaatattacgtattatcatgctaaaataaataagcatATTAAGCGAGGactatgtataataaataataaataataaataatatgcaGAGACATAATATGTCAAAGGTAAAGTAATTAATCAGCTGACTGAGAACAGGTAATACTTACATGTTTTCTCTTAAGCAGTTAAATCGAATGTGTGCcttcttaatatttattcagatcgagagaaaattgtttattttatttacttatttatttatgtatacattcatacattcatatatatataaaatcctTCATTGTATCAACGTTATTATTACTCATTTATACAACTTTCGATGTTACATGTtgcattcgttattttattattatcgtaatgTAATCTTTTATAATCGTAGACTATAAGAAGTAACTAGAAAGATAAGCAAATCAGTATAGACAAGCTTTTGCAGTAAAATCATCTGTTATTGAAGAAAAGCTTGTTTCATTGACTGCGCATGTCAagtaaaaatagatatttgtattatttagaacattcaattttgtaaattcacAGTGAgcttagaaattatattttttagataccgtgtaaattgttttaaatatgacgaagatatttagaaattcGTCTTATGTTAGTTTTCTTATCGAGTTACCTCTCTATGCATTCATACAGGACACGCATAGgcaaatgtaatatatatacatatatacacaattCTATGCTTGTTCTTATGCATGCACATACGCTCATAAATAACAGCGAGCA of Bombus pascuorum chromosome 6, iyBomPasc1.1, whole genome shotgun sequence contains these proteins:
- the LOC132908286 gene encoding protein sarah, with the translated sequence MEKKHGSNIVEEEELEESENIIINEVDGLPNLHPNYQQLELEFDVEKNRSDTNTRTIEDLVHDEDLPTSVIVTNVDPRVFKDDELKQEIQNLFKQFGEDATFQYFRSFRRMRVNYSSPSAAANARIQLHQAHFGETDINCYFAQPVTPIDVEDQHLHPPALTKQFLISPPASPPIGWQPREEGEPLVNHDLLAAIANLSAGGSHELHPGGSGQPGIVVHVCETTNPMKNVPRIQHTRCPEHS